Proteins encoded by one window of Agrobacterium vitis:
- the groL gene encoding chaperonin GroEL (60 kDa chaperone family; promotes refolding of misfolded polypeptides especially under stressful conditions; forms two stacked rings of heptamers to form a barrel-shaped 14mer; ends can be capped by GroES; misfolded proteins enter the barrel where they are refolded when GroES binds), translating to MAAKEIKFGRTAREKMLHGVDILADAVKVTLGPKGRNVIIDKSFGAPRITKDGVSVAKEIELEDKFENMGAQMVREVASKTNDIAGDGTTTATVLAQAIVREGNKAVAAGMNPMDLKRGIDLAVAEVVKDLQAKAKKISTSEEVAQVGTISANGDTQVGKDIAEAMQKVGNEGVITVEEAKTAETELEVVEGMQFDRGYLSPYFVTNPEKMVADLEDAYVLLHEKKLSNLQAMLPVLEAVVQTGKPLVIIAEDVEGEALATLVVNKLRGGLKIAAVKAPGFGDRRKAMLEDIAILTGGTVISEDLGIKLETVTLDMLGRAKKISITKENTTIVDGAGQKSDIEGRVAQIKAQIEETSSDYDREKLQERLAKLAGGVAVIRVGGSTEIEVKERKDRIDDALNATRAAVQEGIVPGGGTALLRSSTKITVKGVNDDQEAGINIVRRALQSLVRQIATNAGDEASIIVGKILDKDNDNYGYNAQTGEFGDMIAMGIVDPVKVVRTALQNAASVASLLITTEAMIAELPKKDSAGGGMPDMGGMGGMGGMM from the coding sequence ATGGCTGCTAAAGAAATCAAGTTTGGCCGCACTGCGCGCGAAAAGATGCTGCACGGCGTTGATATCCTCGCTGACGCTGTCAAGGTCACGCTCGGCCCCAAGGGTCGTAACGTCATCATCGACAAGTCCTTCGGCGCTCCGCGCATCACCAAGGACGGTGTATCGGTTGCCAAGGAAATCGAACTGGAAGACAAGTTCGAAAACATGGGCGCCCAGATGGTTCGGGAAGTTGCTTCCAAGACCAACGACATCGCTGGCGACGGCACCACCACTGCTACCGTTCTGGCCCAGGCTATCGTGCGCGAAGGCAACAAGGCTGTTGCTGCCGGCATGAACCCAATGGACCTGAAGCGCGGCATCGATCTGGCTGTTGCTGAAGTTGTGAAGGACCTTCAGGCCAAGGCAAAGAAGATCTCCACTTCTGAAGAAGTTGCTCAGGTTGGTACGATCTCTGCAAACGGCGACACGCAGGTCGGTAAAGACATTGCTGAAGCCATGCAGAAGGTTGGCAACGAAGGTGTAATCACCGTCGAAGAAGCCAAGACCGCTGAAACCGAACTTGAAGTCGTTGAAGGCATGCAGTTCGACCGCGGTTACCTGTCGCCTTACTTCGTCACCAACCCTGAAAAGATGGTTGCTGACCTGGAAGACGCCTACGTTCTGCTGCACGAAAAGAAGCTCTCCAACTTGCAGGCTATGCTGCCAGTTCTGGAAGCTGTTGTGCAGACCGGCAAGCCACTCGTCATCATCGCTGAAGACGTTGAAGGCGAAGCTCTTGCAACGCTGGTTGTTAACAAGCTGCGTGGCGGCCTGAAGATTGCTGCTGTCAAGGCTCCTGGCTTCGGCGATCGCCGCAAGGCTATGCTGGAAGACATCGCTATCCTGACCGGTGGTACTGTTATTTCTGAAGACCTCGGCATCAAGCTCGAAACTGTCACTCTGGACATGCTCGGCCGCGCCAAGAAGATTTCCATCACCAAGGAAAACACCACCATCGTTGATGGTGCAGGTCAGAAGTCCGACATCGAAGGCCGCGTTGCCCAGATCAAGGCTCAGATCGAAGAAACCTCTTCTGATTACGACCGCGAAAAGCTTCAGGAACGTCTTGCCAAGCTCGCTGGCGGCGTTGCCGTGATCCGCGTTGGCGGCTCGACGGAAATCGAAGTCAAGGAACGCAAGGACCGCATCGACGACGCTCTGAACGCAACACGCGCTGCTGTTCAGGAAGGCATCGTTCCTGGCGGCGGTACAGCTCTGCTGCGCTCGTCCACCAAGATCACCGTTAAGGGTGTAAACGACGACCAGGAAGCTGGCATCAACATCGTTCGCCGCGCTTTGCAGTCTCTGGTTCGCCAGATTGCAACAAACGCAGGCGACGAAGCTTCGATCATCGTTGGCAAGATCCTCGACAAGGACAACGACAACTACGGCTACAATGCCCAGACCGGCGAGTTTGGTGACATGATTGCCATGGGTATCGTTGACCCGGTTAAGGTTGTTCGCACAGCCCTGCAGAACGCAGCTTCGGTTGCTTCCCTGCTGATCACCACGGAAGCCATGATTGCTGAACTGCCGAAGAAGGATTCGGCTGGCGGCGGCATGCCTGACATGGGCGGCATGGGCGGCATGGGTGGTATGATGTAA
- the groES gene encoding co-chaperone GroES, producing the protein MASTNFRPLHDRVVVKRVESEEKTKGGIIIPDTAKEKPAEGEIIAVGPGVRDDKGALVALDVKVGDRVLFGKWSGTEVKLDGVDLLIMKEADIMGVIG; encoded by the coding sequence ATGGCAAGCACCAATTTCCGCCCGCTGCACGACCGCGTTGTTGTTAAGCGCGTTGAGTCCGAAGAAAAGACCAAGGGCGGCATTATCATTCCTGACACCGCCAAGGAAAAGCCGGCTGAAGGCGAAATCATCGCTGTTGGCCCAGGCGTTCGCGACGACAAGGGTGCGCTCGTTGCCCTGGACGTCAAGGTTGGCGACCGCGTTCTGTTCGGCAAGTGGTCCGGCACCGAAGTCAAGCTCGATGGCGTTGACCTGCTGATCATGAAGGAAGCCGACATCATGGGCGTAATCGGCTGA
- the chrA gene encoding chromate efflux transporter encodes MTELSDMAKGQDHVPVVPLGTICAAFWSVGLLSFGGPAAQIALMHRIVVDEKRWLSEARFLHALNYCMLLPGPEAQQLATYIGWLNGGIRGGLIAGLLFVLPGLAVMIGLSAAYALYHDIVWVSGLFFGLKAAVLAIVLQALIRIGGRALKSSFHRFVAVFAFLALFCLALPFPVVVLLAALAGLICAYGQSVPISEPAPVKIPLNWWHMALSLLGWAGLWLAPLALLALFDGSGRLTEIFLFFARMALVTFGGAYAVLAYVAQVAVEHYQWLRPGEMVDGLALAETTPGPLVLVLSFVGFLAAFRDADSVMPLISGLAGSLLTAWATFVPSFVFIFGGAPLIERLRGNRLADGALSAITAAVVGVICNLAVWFGLHVLFAKVDRIPFSTLWPGERAPGLWWPQLASLDIPSLLLFTVSALLLMRFKIGMVTVMGLAAVAGLVWNLEAV; translated from the coding sequence ATGACGGAACTCTCTGACATGGCAAAAGGGCAAGACCATGTTCCGGTTGTACCATTGGGGACGATCTGTGCCGCATTCTGGTCGGTCGGCCTCTTGAGCTTTGGCGGCCCCGCCGCACAGATCGCTCTGATGCATCGCATCGTCGTCGATGAAAAACGCTGGCTTTCCGAAGCGCGTTTCCTGCATGCCCTGAACTATTGCATGCTTTTGCCGGGGCCTGAGGCTCAACAGCTCGCCACCTATATCGGCTGGTTGAACGGCGGAATTCGTGGCGGGCTGATTGCCGGATTGCTTTTCGTCTTGCCCGGCCTGGCGGTGATGATCGGTCTTTCCGCTGCCTATGCGCTCTACCACGATATTGTCTGGGTTTCGGGTCTGTTTTTCGGGTTGAAAGCTGCGGTGCTGGCGATCGTCCTGCAAGCGCTGATCCGCATCGGCGGTCGGGCGTTGAAATCAAGCTTTCACCGGTTTGTCGCAGTATTCGCCTTTCTGGCGCTGTTTTGTCTGGCCTTGCCTTTTCCTGTTGTCGTCCTGCTGGCAGCTCTGGCCGGGCTGATCTGCGCCTATGGGCAGTCCGTCCCAATATCAGAGCCTGCCCCAGTGAAAATACCGCTGAATTGGTGGCATATGGCGCTGTCCCTTCTCGGCTGGGCAGGTCTGTGGCTGGCGCCGCTGGCCTTGCTGGCGCTGTTTGATGGCAGCGGGCGTCTCACCGAGATCTTCCTGTTTTTCGCACGCATGGCGCTGGTGACGTTCGGCGGGGCCTATGCCGTTCTGGCCTATGTGGCGCAGGTGGCGGTGGAGCATTATCAATGGCTGCGCCCCGGTGAGATGGTCGATGGCCTGGCGCTGGCCGAAACCACGCCGGGACCGCTGGTCCTAGTCCTATCCTTTGTCGGCTTCCTCGCGGCGTTTCGTGATGCGGATAGTGTAATGCCGCTGATCTCGGGCTTGGCCGGGTCGCTGCTGACTGCTTGGGCGACATTCGTGCCAAGCTTTGTCTTCATCTTCGGCGGGGCGCCGCTGATCGAGCGTTTGCGCGGCAACAGGCTGGCGGATGGGGCGCTTTCGGCCATTACCGCCGCCGTGGTCGGGGTAATCTGCAATCTCGCCGTCTGGTTCGGACTGCATGTGCTGTTTGCGAAAGTGGACCGCATTCCGTTCAGCACCTTATGGCCAGGAGAACGCGCTCCAGGCCTCTGGTGGCCGCAACTTGCTTCGCTCGATATCCCGTCACTGCTTCTGTTTACTGTCTCGGCGCTTCTGCTGATGCGGTTTAAGATCGGCATGGTAACCGTGATGGGTCTGGCGGCTGTTGCTGGATTGGTATGGAATCTTGAAGCCGTGTGA
- a CDS encoding TIGR01459 family HAD-type hydrolase encodes MAKRIDTLNEITQGYDVILSDVWGVLHNGIDAFPAAGEALSQARANGVSVVLITNASRPSDRVKIMLDQIGVPETAYDAIVSSGDVTRKLIEKAPRRAFLIGQSQDLSLFQGLDVELVPADEADAIICTGLFNDEEEQPEEYRGMLEGLNQRGLPMIVANPDLIVERGHRLVPCAGALAAIYAEMGGETRYAGKPHNPIYEAALAKAQEIRGTAIDRSRIIAIGDGMPTDVRGALSFGLDLLYVSGGIHAAEYTTNGKIDETMLDAYLEREAATPKWWMPRLA; translated from the coding sequence ATGGCAAAACGCATCGATACGCTCAATGAAATCACCCAGGGTTACGATGTCATCCTCTCGGATGTCTGGGGCGTTTTACATAATGGAATAGATGCTTTTCCTGCGGCAGGAGAGGCCCTGTCGCAGGCCCGTGCCAATGGCGTTTCCGTCGTGCTGATTACCAATGCCTCACGGCCGTCAGACCGTGTGAAGATAATGCTTGATCAAATCGGCGTCCCGGAAACGGCCTATGACGCTATCGTTTCTTCCGGTGATGTGACGAGAAAATTGATTGAAAAAGCCCCGCGCCGCGCTTTTCTAATCGGTCAGAGCCAGGATCTGTCGCTGTTTCAGGGGCTCGATGTTGAACTGGTTCCGGCGGACGAGGCCGACGCCATTATTTGCACCGGATTGTTCAATGACGAAGAGGAGCAGCCCGAAGAGTATCGCGGAATGCTTGAAGGCTTGAACCAGCGCGGACTTCCGATGATTGTTGCCAACCCCGACCTGATCGTGGAGCGTGGCCATCGGCTCGTCCCCTGTGCTGGCGCGCTGGCAGCGATATACGCTGAAATGGGTGGTGAAACTCGCTATGCTGGCAAGCCGCACAATCCGATTTACGAGGCGGCCCTGGCGAAAGCGCAGGAGATACGGGGCACTGCGATTGACCGCAGCCGCATCATCGCGATCGGCGACGGCATGCCAACCGACGTGAGGGGCGCGCTCAGCTTCGGCCTTGACCTTCTCTATGTGAGCGGCGGTATCCATGCAGCTGAATATACCACCAACGGCAAGATAGACGAGACGATGCTGGACGCTTACCTTGAGCGAGAGGCGGCAACGCCCAAGTGGTGGATGCCCCGGTTGGCCTGA
- a CDS encoding bifunctional riboflavin kinase/FAD synthetase: MTVFHRNEKKTPLPDSLKGGVVAIGNFDGVHRGHQSVLDRALELAQQRGLPALVLTFEPHPRAVFNPQDPVFRLTPAPLKARLLEAMGFQSVIEYPFDREFSQRSAEDFVKTVLVDWLGAGQVVTGFDFHFGKGREGGPAFLMGMGAQYGFGVTLLDAFRDENAEVVSSTRIRGLLAEGAVSEVAGLLGYRFTVEAEVIKGQQLGRTLGFPTANMALSPKTTLRPGIYAVRLRRADGSLHDGVASFGYRPTVTENGAALLETFVFDFSGDLYGEVCGVSFFGHLRDEWKFEGLDPLVAQIKIDADEARTLLAGVKPLGELDGKIAF; this comes from the coding sequence ATGACCGTTTTTCACCGAAATGAGAAGAAGACACCGCTGCCCGACAGCCTGAAGGGCGGGGTTGTTGCCATCGGCAATTTCGATGGCGTGCATCGCGGCCATCAAAGCGTGCTCGACCGGGCGCTGGAGCTGGCACAGCAACGCGGCCTTCCCGCTCTGGTTCTGACTTTTGAACCGCATCCCCGTGCGGTGTTCAACCCGCAGGACCCGGTGTTTCGCCTGACTCCGGCGCCGCTCAAGGCCCGACTTCTGGAGGCGATGGGGTTTCAGTCGGTAATCGAATATCCATTTGACCGGGAATTTTCGCAGCGTTCCGCCGAGGATTTCGTCAAGACCGTGCTGGTGGACTGGCTGGGGGCTGGCCAGGTGGTAACCGGCTTCGATTTTCATTTCGGCAAAGGGCGTGAAGGCGGCCCGGCCTTCCTGATGGGTATGGGTGCGCAGTACGGTTTCGGCGTTACACTTCTCGATGCCTTCCGCGATGAAAATGCCGAGGTTGTTTCTTCCACCCGTATTCGTGGTCTGTTGGCCGAGGGTGCGGTCAGCGAAGTGGCTGGCCTGCTTGGCTATCGTTTCACGGTCGAGGCCGAGGTTATCAAGGGCCAGCAGCTTGGCCGCACGTTGGGCTTTCCCACCGCCAACATGGCGCTCTCGCCCAAAACCACCTTGCGCCCCGGCATTTATGCCGTGCGCCTGCGCCGGGCCGATGGTTCGCTGCATGATGGTGTCGCCAGTTTCGGTTATCGCCCGACAGTAACCGAAAATGGTGCGGCGCTGCTTGAGACCTTTGTCTTCGACTTTTCCGGCGATCTCTACGGTGAGGTCTGTGGCGTCTCCTTCTTCGGCCACCTGCGCGACGAGTGGAAATTCGAGGGTCTCGACCCTCTCGTTGCCCAGATCAAGATTGATGCTGATGAGGCAAGAACTCTGCTGGCGGGTGTAAAGCCCCTTGGCGAGTTGGATGGAAAAATCGCCTTTTGA
- a CDS encoding DUF3311 domain-containing protein, protein MQKRIWTAACWLLVIPYIGLLWVPFYNIREPSLFGFPFFYWYQLMWVPLTSLLIYIAYRSMRHDD, encoded by the coding sequence ATGCAAAAACGTATTTGGACCGCGGCCTGCTGGCTGCTGGTTATTCCGTATATCGGCCTGTTATGGGTTCCATTTTATAATATTCGCGAGCCTTCATTGTTCGGCTTTCCATTCTTCTACTGGTACCAGTTGATGTGGGTGCCGCTGACATCGCTCCTGATTTACATCGCCTACAGGAGCATGCGCCATGACGACTGA
- the mctP gene encoding monocarboxylate uptake permease MctP, producing the protein MTTEINPTALAVFIFFFALVTAMGFVASRWRRPETMAHIDEWGLGGRKFGTWITWFLVGGDFYTAYTVIAVPALVYAVGAYGFFALPYTIIVYPFVFLVMPILWRRAKEHGYVTAGDVVHGQYGSRALELVVALTGVIATMPYIALQLVGMAAVLKALGLHGEVPLMVSFIILALYTYSAGLRAPALIAFVKDIMIYIVVIVAVAAIPMKLGGYANVFASADAAFQAKGSGGLLLAGNQYVAYATLAFGSALAAFMYPHTLTGIFASNGANTIRKNAMMLPAYTLLLGLLALLGYMGHAAGLKPATPNDIVPMLFQTLFPSWFAGFAFAAIAIGALVPAAVMSIGAANLFTRNFWKAYINPDVSHAGEAQVAKITSLVVKVGALLVIVFLPTQFALDLQLLGGIWILQTLPALIFGLFTNWFRVPGLLAGWVVGFVGGTWLVWLNGLKPLHTLTIDGTPFTIYTGILALLANIVVAVVVNLITPAKVPAQA; encoded by the coding sequence ATGACGACTGAGATCAATCCAACAGCGCTTGCCGTCTTCATCTTCTTCTTCGCGCTGGTCACCGCCATGGGCTTCGTCGCTTCGCGCTGGCGCAGGCCGGAGACTATGGCCCATATCGACGAATGGGGCCTTGGCGGGCGCAAATTCGGCACATGGATCACCTGGTTTCTGGTGGGTGGCGATTTCTATACCGCCTATACGGTGATTGCCGTTCCGGCGCTGGTCTATGCGGTCGGCGCCTATGGTTTCTTCGCGCTGCCCTACACGATCATTGTCTATCCCTTCGTGTTTCTGGTCATGCCGATCTTGTGGCGGCGCGCCAAGGAGCATGGCTATGTGACCGCAGGCGATGTCGTGCATGGCCAATACGGCTCTCGCGCTTTGGAGTTGGTGGTAGCGCTGACAGGGGTGATTGCCACCATGCCCTACATCGCTCTTCAACTGGTCGGCATGGCCGCCGTGCTGAAAGCGCTTGGCCTGCATGGCGAAGTGCCGCTGATGGTCTCCTTTATCATTCTGGCGCTCTACACCTATTCCGCAGGCTTGCGCGCTCCGGCGCTGATCGCCTTCGTCAAGGACATCATGATCTATATCGTGGTGATTGTTGCCGTCGCCGCCATCCCGATGAAGCTTGGCGGCTATGCCAATGTGTTTGCCAGCGCCGATGCGGCCTTCCAGGCCAAAGGCTCCGGCGGCCTTCTGCTGGCTGGCAATCAATATGTGGCCTATGCGACGCTGGCCTTCGGTTCGGCACTGGCGGCCTTCATGTATCCGCACACGTTGACGGGCATTTTCGCCTCGAACGGTGCCAATACCATCCGCAAGAATGCCATGATGCTACCCGCCTATACGCTGCTATTGGGGCTTTTGGCGCTGCTGGGCTATATGGGCCATGCGGCAGGCCTGAAACCGGCCACGCCCAATGACATCGTGCCGATGCTGTTCCAGACGCTGTTTCCAAGCTGGTTTGCGGGCTTTGCCTTTGCCGCCATCGCCATCGGTGCCCTGGTGCCAGCGGCGGTGATGAGCATTGGTGCGGCCAATCTGTTCACCCGCAATTTCTGGAAGGCCTATATCAACCCTGATGTTTCCCATGCCGGTGAAGCACAGGTGGCAAAAATCACCTCGCTGGTGGTCAAGGTCGGGGCGCTGCTGGTTATCGTCTTCCTGCCGACTCAATTTGCGCTGGATCTTCAGCTGCTGGGCGGGATCTGGATCTTGCAGACCTTGCCAGCGCTGATCTTTGGCCTGTTTACCAATTGGTTCCGGGTCCCGGGCCTGCTGGCTGGCTGGGTGGTCGGCTTTGTCGGCGGCACCTGGCTGGTCTGGCTGAATGGCTTGAAGCCGCTGCATACGCTTACCATCGATGGAACACCCTTTACCATCTATACCGGCATTCTGGCGCTGCTGGCCAATATTGTCGTGGCTGTTGTGGTCAACCTGATCACCCCTGCCAAGGTACCGGCGCAGGCGTGA
- the ileS gene encoding isoleucine--tRNA ligase produces the protein MTDTADKKDYSATLALPQTDFPMRAGLPDKEPKIVERWQQMGLYKKLRASAAGREKFVLHDGPPYANGNIHIGHALNKILKDVITRSFQMRGYDANYVPGWDCHGLPIEWKIEEKYREKGKDKNEVPINEFRQECRDFASGWIKVQSEDFKRLGIEGDFENPYTTMNFHAEARIAGELLKIAKSGQLYRGSKPIMWSVVERTALAEAEVEYHEVESDTIWVKFPVKSGVLNKSSRADEEKFRLRSEQLTQASVLIWTTTPWTIPGNRAVSFSKKIEYGLYQVTHAENKYGPQPEDKVILANALADDCAAKAKVRLDLLTHLEPNEVDSLTLSHPLVSLGYDFDVPLIDGDHVTDDAGTGFVHTAPSHGREDFDAWMSAARSLEARGISSKIPFTVDDAGFYTEDAPGFGPSAEGGAARVMDDNGKKGDANERVIKALIAANNLFARGRIKHDYPHSWRSKKPVIFRNTPQWFVYMDKELGDGTTLRSRALGAIDDTRFVPAAGQNRLRAMIEGRPDWVLSRQRAWGVPICLFADEKGEILQDEAVNARILAAFEEEGADAWFADGARERFLEGVADADRWTMVRDILDVWFDSGCTHTFTLEDRPDLKWPADVYLEGSDQHRGWFHSSLLESCATRGRAPYKAVVTHGFTMDEQGRKMSKSLGNTVVPQDVMAQSGADILRLWVMNTDYWEDQRLGKTILQTNIDAYRKIRNTVRWMLGTLAHDHGEDIAYEALPELEKLMLHRLAELDQLVRDSYDAFEFKKITRALTDFANVELSAFYFDIRKDALYCDAPSSPRRRASLFVIRKLFDCMVLWLAPMLPFTTEEAWLSRSPDAVSVHLEQFPPIPAQWLNQALEGKWAKIRKVRSVVTGALEVERKDKRIGSSLEAAPVVHIADADLMAALEGQDFAEICITSAISVVKGEGPSEAFRLSDVGAVSVEPKLAEGRKCARSWRITDDVGSDPDYPDVSARDAAALRELTLD, from the coding sequence ATGACAGATACCGCTGATAAAAAAGACTATTCCGCAACGCTTGCGCTGCCGCAGACTGATTTTCCGATGCGGGCCGGATTGCCGGACAAAGAACCGAAAATCGTCGAACGTTGGCAGCAGATGGGGCTCTACAAAAAGCTGCGCGCTTCCGCGGCTGGCCGCGAAAAATTCGTGCTGCACGATGGCCCTCCCTATGCCAACGGCAATATCCACATCGGCCACGCGCTGAACAAGATCCTCAAGGATGTCATCACACGCTCCTTCCAGATGCGCGGCTATGATGCCAATTATGTCCCCGGCTGGGATTGCCACGGCCTGCCGATCGAATGGAAGATCGAGGAAAAATACCGCGAAAAAGGCAAGGACAAGAACGAGGTTCCGATCAACGAATTCCGTCAGGAATGCCGGGATTTTGCCTCCGGTTGGATCAAGGTCCAGTCGGAAGACTTCAAGCGATTGGGCATCGAAGGTGATTTTGAAAATCCCTACACCACGATGAATTTCCACGCGGAAGCCCGTATCGCCGGCGAATTGTTGAAAATCGCCAAATCCGGCCAACTCTACCGTGGCTCCAAGCCGATCATGTGGTCGGTGGTGGAACGCACCGCCTTGGCCGAGGCCGAGGTGGAGTATCACGAGGTTGAAAGTGATACGATCTGGGTGAAGTTTCCGGTCAAAAGTGGTGTTTTAAATAAATCAAGTCGAGCAGACGAAGAAAAATTTAGACTTCGTTCTGAGCAGTTGACTCAGGCATCTGTTTTAATCTGGACTACAACTCCGTGGACCATTCCCGGTAATCGTGCTGTGTCTTTTTCTAAAAAAATTGAATACGGTCTCTATCAAGTCACACATGCTGAAAATAAATATGGGCCTCAACCTGAAGATAAGGTGATCCTAGCAAATGCGTTGGCAGATGACTGCGCAGCTAAAGCCAAAGTCCGGCTTGATTTATTAACGCACTTGGAGCCAAATGAGGTAGATAGCCTCACGCTTTCTCATCCCCTCGTTTCTCTCGGCTACGACTTCGACGTTCCCCTCATCGACGGCGATCACGTCACCGATGATGCCGGTACCGGTTTCGTCCACACCGCTCCCAGCCATGGTCGCGAAGACTTTGACGCATGGATGTCGGCTGCCCGCTCCTTGGAAGCCCGTGGCATTTCGTCCAAAATCCCCTTCACCGTCGATGACGCTGGCTTCTACACCGAAGACGCTCCCGGCTTTGGCCCCTCGGCTGAAGGCGGCGCTGCCCGCGTGATGGACGACAATGGGAAGAAGGGCGATGCCAACGAGCGCGTCATCAAGGCGCTGATCGCGGCCAACAACCTGTTCGCCCGTGGCCGGATCAAGCATGATTATCCGCATTCATGGCGCTCCAAGAAGCCAGTTATCTTCCGCAACACGCCGCAATGGTTTGTCTATATGGACAAGGAGCTGGGCGATGGCACGACGCTGCGCTCGCGCGCCCTTGGCGCCATCGATGACACCCGTTTCGTGCCTGCCGCAGGCCAGAATCGCTTGCGGGCGATGATCGAGGGCCGCCCGGATTGGGTACTGTCGCGTCAGCGCGCCTGGGGCGTGCCGATCTGCTTGTTCGCCGATGAAAAAGGCGAAATCCTTCAGGATGAAGCCGTCAATGCCCGCATTCTGGCAGCGTTTGAAGAAGAAGGCGCGGATGCCTGGTTTGCCGATGGTGCGCGTGAGCGCTTCCTGGAGGGCGTCGCCGACGCGGATCGCTGGACCATGGTTCGTGACATCCTCGATGTCTGGTTCGATTCGGGCTGCACCCATACGTTTACGCTGGAAGATCGCCCCGATCTGAAATGGCCGGCGGATGTCTATCTTGAGGGCTCGGACCAGCATCGCGGCTGGTTCCATTCCTCGCTTCTGGAAAGCTGCGCCACCCGTGGCCGCGCGCCCTATAAGGCCGTCGTCACCCATGGGTTTACCATGGACGAGCAAGGCCGCAAAATGTCGAAATCGCTCGGCAATACGGTCGTGCCGCAGGATGTGATGGCCCAGTCCGGTGCCGATATTCTGCGTCTTTGGGTGATGAACACCGACTATTGGGAAGACCAGCGGCTGGGCAAGACCATCCTCCAGACCAATATCGATGCCTATCGCAAGATCCGCAATACGGTCCGCTGGATGCTGGGCACCCTTGCTCATGACCATGGCGAAGACATTGCCTATGAGGCGCTGCCGGAGCTGGAAAAGCTGATGCTGCATCGGCTGGCCGAGCTGGATCAGCTGGTGCGCGACAGCTATGATGCGTTCGAGTTCAAGAAGATCACCCGGGCGCTGACCGATTTTGCCAATGTCGAGCTTTCGGCCTTCTATTTCGATATCCGCAAGGATGCGCTCTACTGCGACGCGCCGTCTTCGCCGCGCCGCCGTGCATCACTCTTTGTGATCCGCAAGCTGTTCGATTGCATGGTTCTGTGGCTGGCGCCGATGCTGCCCTTCACCACAGAGGAAGCCTGGCTGTCGCGCAGCCCGGACGCGGTCTCCGTGCATCTGGAACAGTTCCCGCCGATTCCGGCGCAGTGGCTGAACCAGGCACTGGAGGGCAAATGGGCAAAGATCCGCAAGGTGCGCTCCGTCGTGACAGGCGCGCTGGAAGTGGAGCGCAAGGACAAGCGCATCGGCTCCTCGCTGGAAGCGGCTCCCGTCGTGCATATTGCCGATGCGGATCTCATGGCCGCCCTTGAGGGTCAGGATTTTGCCGAAATCTGCATCACCTCGGCCATTTCGGTGGTTAAGGGTGAAGGTCCGTCCGAGGCCTTCCGGTTGTCAGATGTGGGTGCGGTCTCAGTTGAGCCGAAACTGGCGGAAGGCCGTAAATGCGCCCGCTCCTGGCGGATCACCGACGATGTCGGCTCCGACCCTGACTATCCCGATGTTTCCGCACGGGATGCGGCGGCCCTGCGCGAACTGACACTTGACTGA